CAGGATATCGGCCTGGGCCGCCTGCCGGCGGGCCCGGTGAAAGAAGCAGCGGGCATAATCGGCGCAGCGCACCCGCGAGCACTGGTCGATCTCGCAGCGCACCTCTTCCCAGACCTCCTCCCGCGGCAGAAAAGTCAGCTCCTCCCTCGATCCGTCGGCGCTCGTCTCCGCCCAGTCGAGAATTGTCTGGAGTTCCCCGGCGTTCTCGGCGTCGAAAAGGCCCGGCTCGGCATGCGCCGTCGCCGCCCGGCGCCGGCAGAGGTAGTTGCCCCGCCCCTTGACCAGGACCGCCCTGAACTCCAGCTTCGTCGCCCGCTGGAGGAAGGGAATGTCCTTGCGGACCAGCTGTTCCTGCAGGTTGATGGTATTGGTGGAAACCACCACCCGCTCCTCGTTGTTCAGGGCCCACAGGATGGCCGGAACGAGATAGGCCAGGCTCTTGCCTGTGCCGGTGCCGGCCTCGATGACCGCCAGTTTGCCGCTGTTGAAAGCCTCTCCCACGGCAAAGGCCATGCGCAGCTGCTCGGGGCGTTCTTCGTAACCGGGCAGAGAGGCGGCCACCACCCCTTCGGGTCCGAGGACGGCGTCGATGCGCTGCGGCTCGAGATGCCGTTCTTCCTTCGGGGCAAAGGCTTCCACCACCCTGTACACGTGTTCCACAGGGTTGTCCACAATATAGAAACCCACCCCCAGGGCGCCGAGACGGGAGGCGATCTCGATGTCGGCCCCGGAAGGGTGGAGATGCCCCGAAGGATGGTTGTGGATCACCACGTCGCCGTAGGCACAGCCCTGGAGGATGGCCGGAACCGCCTCCGCCGAGCCGCGGGCCAGCACTTCCACTTCTGTCACCTGTAAACCGGAGTCGGTATGGCCGAGGAAAAAAACCTCGTTGCCGCCCGCCTCGCCGATGGCGGCGCGCATGAGCCGCCGGACGTCGGCGGAAAAACTCTTATCCATGAACAGGGTGCTCCTTTGCAGGGGGGCATTATAGGGGAAGGAGCTGGAAAAAGAAAGGAGAGGAAAGCCCGTTTGTAACCGCGGAGTCAAGGAGAACCCAGATAAAATCAAAATCGGTTTTCTTTTTGAACCACACGCCGCTTCCAGGCTGATCAAAAATGCCCAGATGCAAGGCGCCTGAAATCCTGAGGAATAAGGCGTACCGGAAGGTACGTCGTTGACGAAGGATGAGGGCAACGCCGCAGATGGGCGTTTTTCATCAGCCTGCTGACTAGTGGAGCCGGCAGTACTCGCCGAACACGTGCAGCAGAAATCTTTTTTCCTCGATGCTCCGCTCCAGCTGTCCCGGATTGGGACCATCTTCCAGGAGTACCCGAAAGGTGCTGCCGCCCCCGGGGGTCTCCTCCATCCAGGCCTTTCCCCCGTAGGAACGCGCTATCTTACGCACGGTCGCAAGCCCGACTCCGGTTCCCCGGCTGCCTTGGGCGGTCGAGCCCCGAAAAAACACCTCGAAGATCCGGTCGCGTTCGGCTGCGGGAATGCCGGGACCATGATCCCGGACGAAATAACAGACCCGATGATCTTGGCGCTCGCCGCTGACCTCAATGGTTCCGCCGGCATAGCGCAGCGCATTGCCGACAAGATTTCGGAAGATCTGGGTGAGCAGGGTCTCCGGCAGATGTGCGTGAGGCAGGGGGACAGGCACGACTATCTTGGCCCCTTTCGGGAACTGCCCCGCCATCTCCTTCAGCACCTCCTGAAGGAGATCTCCGGCATCCACCGGCTGCTGGGGGCGGTCCAGGTATCCGGCATGGGCCAGGTCGAGCAGGTCTTCCAGCAGAATCAGCATCCGGTTTGCCTGCCCCTCGATTTCGTCGAGGCTGTCCAGGGCTCTCTCATCCAGCTTCGCTCCGTACTCGGTGCGGAGATATTCCGCATAGCCGATGATGGGAGCCAGAGGGGAACGAAGGTCATGGGAGATGGTATAGACGAAAGCCTCCAGCTCGCGATTCGTCTCCCGAAGACGCTCCTCGGCTACCCGGCGTTCCGTGATATGGTGCCACTCCCGCAGGGCCCGGCGTGCGAAATGAGGCAGCTGGGAAAAGGTTTCCTCCGACTTGACCAGGTAATCGAGGGCGCCGGCCTTCATCGCTTCGACCGCCACCTCTTCATCGCCGTGACTGGTCATGATCACCGCCGGAAAAGGGAAGCCGTTTCCCTTCTGCTCTTCCAGAAGCTCGATGCCGCGCCCGTCGGGGAGCAGAAGATCGACAATGGCCAGATCCGGAATCATTTCGGCCAAACGGGCCCGGGCCTCGCCGAGAGTGCGCGCCACCGTCATCCGGACCCCGAAACGGGACTCGAAAGCGCGCAGGATCAACTGAATGTGTCCCTCTTCATCCTC
The Desulfuromonas sp. TF DNA segment above includes these coding regions:
- a CDS encoding ATP-binding protein; its protein translation is MGMNLRDSSTKSAGRPAGMNVLGQDALDILLVEDEEGHIQLILRAFESRFGVRMTVARTLGEARARLAEMIPDLAIVDLLLPDGRGIELLEEQKGNGFPFPAVIMTSHGDEEVAVEAMKAGALDYLVKSEETFSQLPHFARRALREWHHITERRVAEERLRETNRELEAFVYTISHDLRSPLAPIIGYAEYLRTEYGAKLDERALDSLDEIEGQANRMLILLEDLLDLAHAGYLDRPQQPVDAGDLLQEVLKEMAGQFPKGAKIVVPVPLPHAHLPETLLTQIFRNLVGNALRYAGGTIEVSGERQDHRVCYFVRDHGPGIPAAERDRIFEVFFRGSTAQGSRGTGVGLATVRKIARSYGGKAWMEETPGGGSTFRVLLEDGPNPGQLERSIEEKRFLLHVFGEYCRLH